A window of Cydia fagiglandana chromosome Z, ilCydFagi1.1, whole genome shotgun sequence genomic DNA:
TAGTGATCCGACCTGTGGCATCGCACACCACTTGACAATTTATACTATAAAACCCTTTTCTGTTGTAGAAAATATTACCCGGGGCTATAGGGTGGTTATTTGGGGGTTTGTGTATAGGGATGTGACTCCCATCTACCGCACCCAATGTATATGGCATTCCAAAATTGTCCTGGAACTCCCGCATTGCCCTGTCTTTCTCCAGTCTGGTCACTGGGAATTTGATCCACTGTGGGGTCAACCTTTCTATAATAACAGGACACACATCTGCCAGACTGCGGCTTATTGTTGGCTGACTTTGAGCTAGTATATTAATTTCTCCCACAGCAGTCTGGTAGCTGCCATGGGCAAAAAAGTTCAGTGCACTTAGGACCTTTAAATGTGGTGGCACCGTCCCCGCTCGTAGCGCATCGCCTTCACACAGAGTGTCCACTACGTGACGGCCCATGGCCCGCGACAGCCTAAACAATTTACGGAACTTCCGCTCGGACCGGTCAAATGGGTTAGACTCGTCTCGCAACCTCTTCAAATAAATTTTTTCACCCTCGCCCTCGCCATACTCCCTCTCTTCGGCCACCACAGCAGCTATGACGTATTCTTCATCCATTTCGAAAAAGAAATTCTGCAAAACTTGACTTTTTTGTGTTATCGTATTTTAAACGGGACTATTTTATTCGCCGCTAAAATTAGTCAGTTTAGCTTGACGTTtctatgtttttgtttaaaaaagacaTGTACTGAATAGCATTTAAGCAGCTAAACCTAAATTGAATAGACCGCCTAAATTAAGAAACGTCAGATTCAAATTGGTGTTGTCATTTGATTATGACAGCTGCTCATAGAATAGCAAAGTGGTTTAGCGACGCCTAAATAAAATTAGGAGGTTTAGCGGCCGCCGTAGAATCGCGTccattgaagcttcaattaatcgctatttcgttccgctgtgtagcgtttatcgatatataacatgattaaaatcgacttttcacatccccaaaagagcacacatatacgtttttacgcacacatgcacaacctgggtcgcctaaaaaggggacacttggatttgaagtccatcttgtcaacagtatggttgtccttttttgacaaacggcatttttaaaagagcaaggagagagaaatgatactagttgctgcgccgtgaaagagaacagacagaGTAGGGGGCTTGGTCACGATCAGCaccatagaagtagcatcctatagaagtggtgtgcgcgtgcctccgtgagggataaaacatacgcaatgcgacaatattaaaaacatgttttgacattcctgacaatataccaaaaacaatcttcgtaattcggtcgggttatttgttgcccaccatagcccatactaacaaaaaggtggggaacaaacaaaaagtgagactgtgacaaggacaagcaatagtaccgctttctctgctactcctactgaaagttttataagtgtatctcgttcggtcatttggcccctcccctgtgtcttctctatattattgtacctctatggtcagcacagatatgtccgctaggtggcgacagcgccacgcgcggcttatggcaaacctcaAAATTAGGGTccaacggatgtacttttagctacctgtagcaaagcgacgaaatcgcggagtgcgCCACGCCTGATaatattaaggtggttcgcctaggttactcaaaacttaactctcgctagatggcaccacttttgcaaaatt
This region includes:
- the LOC134678933 gene encoding putative nuclease HARBI1, whose product is MDEEYVIAAVVAEEREYGEGEGEKIYLKRLRDESNPFDRSERKFRKLFRLSRAMGRHVVDTLCEGDALRAGTVPPHLKVLSALNFFAHGSYQTAVGEINILAQSQPTISRSLADVCPVIIERLTPQWIKFPVTRLEKDRAMREFQDNFGMPYTLGAVDGSHIPIHKPPNNHPIAPGNIFYNRKGFYSINCQVVCDATGRITSVNPNFPGSTHDAAVWRSSNVHQHLEGQYLQNQAMEWLLGDKGYPLLPWLMTPHPDPVAESPEARFNRCHAQARGVIEMCFGVLKNKFRCLHRHRTLHYSPEKAAKIIISCCTIYNMINELEINHDSDSSDDSESDEDITDLSEVEEDDEEQNDPEDLPQQPENDVNFFNEARGRRAFLINRFFN